A region of Streptomyces sp. NBC_01750 DNA encodes the following proteins:
- the miaA gene encoding tRNA (adenosine(37)-N6)-dimethylallyltransferase MiaA, which yields MRSAAPAPRVIAIVGPTAAGKSDLGVFLAQRLGGEVVNADSMQLYRGMDIGTAKLTPDERGGVPHRLLDIWDVTEAASVAEYQRLARAEIDRLLAEGRTPVLVGGSGLYVRGAIDALEFPGTDPEIRARLEGELTQHGSGALHVRLATADPEAGSAILPSNGRRIVRALEVIEITGKPFTANLPGHDAVYDTVQIGVDVARPELDERITLRVDRMWEAGLVDEVRALEAQGLREGRTASRALGYQQVLTALAGECTDQEAREETVRATKRFARRQDSWFRRDPRVHWLSGAAQHREELPHQALTLVERAVTA from the coding sequence GTGAGAAGTGCAGCTCCCGCACCGCGGGTCATCGCCATCGTCGGTCCTACAGCGGCCGGAAAGTCCGATCTGGGCGTTTTCCTGGCCCAGCGGTTGGGCGGTGAAGTCGTCAACGCCGACTCCATGCAGCTCTACCGGGGGATGGACATCGGTACCGCCAAGCTGACGCCCGACGAACGCGGTGGCGTCCCGCACCGGCTCCTGGACATCTGGGATGTCACCGAAGCCGCGAGCGTCGCCGAGTACCAGCGGCTGGCCAGGGCGGAGATCGACCGGCTGCTCGCCGAAGGCCGCACGCCCGTGCTCGTCGGCGGCTCCGGGCTCTACGTCCGCGGTGCCATCGACGCCCTCGAATTCCCCGGCACCGACCCGGAGATCCGTGCCCGGCTCGAGGGGGAGCTGACACAGCACGGTTCCGGCGCGCTGCACGTCCGGCTCGCCACCGCCGACCCGGAGGCCGGCAGCGCGATCCTGCCCAGCAACGGCCGCCGCATCGTCCGGGCGCTCGAGGTCATCGAGATCACCGGCAAGCCCTTCACCGCCAACCTGCCCGGCCACGACGCCGTGTACGACACCGTCCAGATCGGCGTCGACGTCGCACGCCCCGAGCTCGACGAGCGCATCACGCTGCGCGTCGACCGGATGTGGGAGGCGGGTCTCGTCGACGAAGTCCGTGCACTGGAGGCGCAAGGTCTGCGCGAGGGGCGCACGGCCTCGCGTGCGCTCGGGTACCAGCAGGTGCTCACGGCGCTCGCGGGGGAGTGCACCGACCAGGAGGCGCGCGAGGAGACCGTGCGCGCCACCAAGCGCTTCGCGCGCCGCCAGGACTCCTGGTTCCGTCGAGACCCGCGGGTGCACTGGCTGAGCGGCGCCGCCCAGCACAGGGAGGAACTTCCGCACCAGGCGCTGACGTTGGTCGAACGAGCGGTCACAGCCTGA
- the dapF gene encoding diaminopimelate epimerase, which yields MDGVNTPHTAPIAFLKGHGTENDFVIVPDPDNAIDLPASAVARLCDRRAGIGGDGLLHVVRSAAHPEARAMADEAEWFMDYRNADGSIAEMCGNGVRVFARYLERAGHAEAGDLAVATRGGVKKVHLAKEGDVTVSMGRALLPEDGVTVTVDGRSWPARNINMGNPHAVAFVDDLDHAGDLFSAPPFSPASVYPDGVNVEFVVDRGERHVAMRVHERGSGETRSCGTGACAVAVAAARRDGADPAVTGASVTYTVDLPGGRVVITERPDGEIEMTGPAVIVAEGYIEPAFLAVPETVIA from the coding sequence ATGGACGGCGTGAACACTCCGCACACCGCGCCGATCGCCTTCCTCAAGGGCCACGGGACCGAGAACGACTTCGTGATCGTCCCTGACCCGGACAACGCTATCGACCTGCCCGCATCAGCCGTCGCCAGGCTCTGCGACCGCCGGGCCGGCATCGGCGGTGACGGTCTGCTGCATGTCGTGCGGTCCGCGGCTCACCCCGAGGCGCGTGCCATGGCGGACGAGGCCGAGTGGTTCATGGACTATCGCAACGCCGACGGTTCGATCGCCGAGATGTGCGGCAATGGCGTAAGGGTTTTCGCCCGCTACCTCGAGCGGGCGGGCCATGCCGAGGCGGGCGACCTGGCAGTCGCCACCCGCGGCGGCGTCAAGAAGGTCCACCTCGCCAAGGAGGGCGACGTCACGGTCTCGATGGGGCGCGCGCTGCTCCCCGAGGACGGCGTCACGGTCACCGTCGACGGCCGCAGCTGGCCCGCCCGCAACATCAACATGGGCAATCCGCACGCGGTGGCTTTCGTCGACGACCTGGACCACGCAGGGGACCTGTTCTCCGCACCGCCCTTCAGCCCGGCGTCGGTCTACCCGGACGGCGTGAACGTCGAGTTCGTCGTCGACCGCGGTGAGCGCCATGTCGCCATGCGCGTGCACGAGCGCGGCTCCGGCGAAACCCGCTCCTGCGGCACGGGGGCGTGCGCCGTCGCCGTCGCGGCCGCCCGCAGGGACGGCGCGGACCCCGCGGTCACCGGCGCCTCGGTCACCTACACCGTGGATCTCCCCGGCGGACGGGTGGTGATCACGGAGCGGCCCGACGGCGAGATCGAGATGACAGGCCCCGCCGTCATCGTCGCCGAGGGATACATCGAACCGGCCTTCCTGGCTGTGCCCGAAACCGTGATCGCATAG
- a CDS encoding RelA/SpoT family protein: MSAEATNPGAHSRRRGRPRIDLRRLGRAALLGPAARDRLPDAIGHVAEAHRAHHPDADLAILRKAYVLAESSHRGQFRKSGEPYITHPLAVTLILAELGAETTTLTASLLHDTVEDTEVTLDQVRSEFGAEVCYLVDGVTKLEKVDYGAAAEPETFRKMLVATGNDVRVMSIKLADRLHNMRTLGVMRPEKQARIAKVTRDVLIPLAERLGVQALKTELEDLVFAILHPKEYERTRALIADNAGAGDALAATAEDFKAVLRDAGIPAEVLIRPRHFVSVHRARRKRGEMRGTDFGRLLVLVGEDADCYGVLGELHTCFTPVISEFKDFIAAPKFNLYQSLHTAVAGTDGAVTEVLIRTHQMHKVAEAGVIALGNPYVPLEPVEGAEPADGERADPTRPGWLSRLLEWQQSTPDPDTFWTSLRADLAQDREITVFRADGGMLGLPVGASCVDAAYAQYGEEAHACIGARVNSRLATLSTVLSDGDTVHLLLAQDSASGPSPDWLDHARTPAARIAITAWLEANPEGTKVPTAAPRRPAPVTADRRAAANAVVDLPDATVRLAGCCTPVPPDAVTGFAVRGGVVTVHREKCPAVARMRALDREPIAVSWGDAAECRVTLIAESFGRPRLLADLTEAIATEGAAIVSATVEPPSEQRVRHTYTLQLPDAAGLPALMRAMRDVPGVYDVSRTQHPAASA, encoded by the coding sequence ATGAGTGCAGAGGCCACCAACCCTGGTGCCCACAGCCGCAGGCGCGGCCGTCCCAGGATCGACCTCCGCAGGCTGGGCCGCGCCGCGCTCCTGGGGCCTGCCGCCCGGGACCGGCTGCCGGACGCGATCGGCCATGTCGCCGAGGCGCACCGCGCACACCATCCCGACGCCGACCTCGCCATCCTGCGCAAGGCGTACGTCCTGGCCGAGTCCTCCCACCGCGGACAGTTTCGCAAGAGCGGCGAGCCGTACATCACGCATCCGCTCGCCGTGACGCTGATCCTCGCCGAACTGGGCGCCGAGACCACGACATTGACCGCCTCACTCCTCCACGACACCGTCGAGGACACCGAGGTGACGCTCGATCAGGTGCGTTCGGAGTTCGGCGCCGAGGTCTGTTACCTGGTCGACGGCGTCACCAAACTGGAGAAGGTCGACTACGGCGCCGCCGCTGAACCCGAGACCTTCCGCAAGATGCTCGTCGCCACCGGCAACGACGTCCGCGTCATGTCGATCAAACTCGCCGACCGGCTGCACAACATGCGCACGCTCGGCGTCATGCGACCTGAGAAACAGGCTCGTATCGCCAAGGTCACCCGCGACGTCCTCATCCCCCTCGCCGAACGGCTCGGTGTACAGGCGCTCAAGACCGAGCTGGAGGACCTGGTCTTCGCGATCCTCCATCCGAAGGAGTACGAACGAACCCGCGCCCTCATCGCCGACAACGCCGGCGCGGGTGATGCCCTCGCCGCCACCGCGGAGGACTTCAAGGCGGTGCTGCGGGACGCCGGTATCCCCGCCGAAGTCCTCATCAGACCACGGCACTTCGTCTCCGTGCACCGCGCGCGGCGCAAGCGCGGCGAGATGCGCGGCACGGACTTCGGCCGGCTGCTGGTGCTCGTCGGCGAGGATGCCGACTGCTACGGCGTCCTGGGTGAGCTGCACACCTGTTTCACCCCGGTGATCTCCGAGTTCAAGGACTTCATCGCCGCCCCCAAGTTCAACCTGTACCAGTCGCTGCACACCGCCGTCGCGGGCACGGACGGCGCGGTCACCGAAGTCCTCATCCGTACGCACCAGATGCACAAGGTCGCCGAAGCCGGAGTGATCGCACTCGGCAACCCATACGTACCCCTGGAACCTGTCGAAGGGGCAGAACCGGCCGACGGCGAGCGCGCCGACCCCACCCGGCCCGGCTGGCTCTCCCGCCTCCTGGAGTGGCAGCAGTCCACCCCCGACCCCGACACTTTCTGGACCTCCCTGCGTGCGGATCTGGCACAGGACCGGGAGATCACCGTCTTCCGCGCCGACGGCGGCATGCTCGGACTGCCGGTCGGCGCGAGCTGCGTGGACGCCGCGTACGCGCAGTACGGCGAGGAGGCGCACGCCTGTATCGGCGCACGCGTCAACAGCCGCCTCGCGACGCTCAGTACGGTGCTGAGCGACGGCGACACTGTGCATCTGCTGCTCGCCCAGGACTCCGCTTCCGGCCCGTCGCCCGACTGGCTCGACCATGCCCGCACACCCGCCGCGCGCATCGCCATCACCGCCTGGCTCGAGGCGAATCCGGAGGGGACGAAGGTCCCCACGGCCGCCCCCCGCCGGCCCGCCCCCGTGACCGCCGACCGGCGGGCGGCCGCGAACGCCGTCGTCGATCTGCCGGACGCGACGGTACGTCTGGCCGGCTGCTGTACGCCCGTACCGCCGGATGCCGTCACCGGCTTCGCGGTCCGTGGGGGCGTCGTCACCGTCCACCGCGAGAAGTGCCCGGCCGTAGCCCGTATGAGAGCCCTGGACCGCGAGCCCATCGCGGTGAGCTGGGGCGATGCCGCCGAATGCCGGGTCACCCTGATCGCCGAGTCCTTCGGCCGGCCACGTCTGCTGGCAGATCTCACCGAGGCCATCGCGACCGAGGGCGCGGCCATCGTCTCGGCCACCGTCGAGCCGCCCAGCGAACAGCGCGTACGGCACACGTACACCCTTCAACTCCCGGACGCCGCCGGGCTTCCCGCCCTGATGCGTGCCATGCGCGATGTGCCGGGGGTGTACGACGTGAGCCGCACCCAGCATCCGGCGGCCAGCGCCTGA
- a CDS encoding M1 family metallopeptidase — MLHTSRRRLRATLLAAASATLVAAALPPPAPLGIGDPLFPQLGNPGYDVIAYDIALTYRGSNTEPLDAVTRIDALATRDLNRINLDFTHGTVGAVEVNGESAEFAVAGEDLVVTPPEVVEKRSPLRITVRHTSDPRGPADAGGWVRTRDGLAMANQADAAHRVFPSNDHPADKAYFTFRITAPSELTVVANGVRMAKAGTGPTTTWAYRTRHPMATELAQVSIGRSTVVHRQGPLALPVRDVVPTAERTKLEPWLKKTPEHLEWMERQVGPYPFESYGVLIADADTGFELETQTLSLFELSLFTSGSYPEWYVDSVMVHELAHQWFGNSVSPRTWSDLWLNEGHASWYEALYADEKAQKFLDLRMREAYKQSDVWRADGGPPAAPKPPEPGEKISLFRPVMYGGSALVLYALRQTIGKDAFGQLERAWVSEFRDRTATTADFSALASRTAGRDLSAFFRGWLYGKRTPPMPGHTDWRTEAVAAR, encoded by the coding sequence ATGCTGCACACCTCTCGACGCCGCCTGCGTGCCACGCTGCTGGCCGCCGCATCGGCAACCCTCGTCGCCGCGGCCCTGCCCCCGCCCGCACCGCTCGGCATCGGCGATCCGCTCTTTCCGCAGCTGGGTAATCCCGGCTATGACGTCATTGCCTACGACATCGCCCTCACCTATCGCGGTAGCAACACCGAGCCGCTGGACGCCGTCACACGGATCGACGCACTGGCGACGCGGGACCTGAACCGCATCAATCTCGACTTCACGCACGGCACCGTCGGCGCGGTCGAAGTGAACGGCGAGTCCGCCGAGTTCGCGGTCGCCGGAGAGGACCTGGTCGTCACCCCGCCGGAAGTGGTCGAGAAGAGGTCACCGCTGCGGATCACCGTCCGCCACACCAGCGACCCGAGGGGACCCGCGGACGCCGGAGGCTGGGTGCGTACGAGAGACGGGCTCGCGATGGCGAACCAGGCCGACGCCGCACACCGGGTCTTCCCGTCCAACGACCACCCTGCCGACAAGGCGTACTTCACCTTCCGGATCACCGCGCCCAGCGAGCTCACCGTGGTGGCCAACGGGGTGCGGATGGCAAAGGCAGGGACCGGGCCCACCACCACATGGGCGTACCGGACCCGGCATCCCATGGCCACCGAGCTGGCCCAGGTGTCGATCGGCCGCTCGACTGTCGTCCACCGCCAGGGGCCGCTCGCTCTGCCCGTACGCGATGTGGTGCCGACCGCGGAGCGCACGAAGCTGGAGCCCTGGCTGAAGAAGACTCCGGAACACCTGGAGTGGATGGAGCGGCAGGTCGGCCCCTATCCCTTCGAGTCGTACGGGGTGCTCATCGCCGATGCCGACACCGGATTCGAGCTGGAGACGCAGACGCTCTCGCTCTTCGAGCTCTCGCTCTTCACCTCGGGCAGCTACCCCGAGTGGTACGTCGACTCGGTCATGGTGCATGAGCTGGCCCATCAGTGGTTCGGCAACAGTGTCTCGCCCCGCACCTGGTCCGATCTGTGGCTGAACGAGGGGCACGCCAGCTGGTACGAGGCGCTGTACGCCGACGAGAAGGCGCAGAAGTTCCTGGACCTGCGGATGCGTGAGGCGTACAAGCAGTCCGACGTCTGGCGTGCCGACGGCGGACCGCCGGCCGCGCCCAAGCCGCCGGAGCCGGGGGAGAAGATCAGCCTCTTCCGCCCCGTGATGTACGGCGGCAGCGCACTGGTCCTGTACGCGCTGCGGCAGACGATCGGGAAGGACGCCTTCGGGCAGCTGGAGCGGGCCTGGGTGAGCGAGTTCCGGGACCGGACGGCGACCACGGCCGATTTCTCGGCACTGGCCTCGCGGACCGCGGGCCGCGACCTGTCGGCGTTCTTCCGGGGATGGCTGTACGGGAAGCGGACGCCGCCGATGCCGGGGCACACGGACTGGCGCACCGAGGCCGTCGCAGCCCGCTGA